One segment of Variovorax paradoxus DNA contains the following:
- the dcd gene encoding dCTP deaminase, with product MSIKSDKWIRRMAENEGMIEPFEPGQVRESSGHKIISYGTSSYGYDIRCAPEFKVFTNIHSTVVDPKNFDEKSFVDMHGDYCIIPPNSFALARTVEYFRIPRNVLTICLGKSTYARCGIIVNVTPFEPEWEGYVTLEFSNTTPLPAKIYAGEGCAQVLFFESDEVCETSYKDRGGKYQGQRGVTLPKT from the coding sequence ATGTCTATCAAGAGCGACAAATGGATTCGGCGCATGGCCGAGAACGAAGGAATGATCGAGCCCTTCGAACCGGGCCAGGTGCGCGAATCCTCGGGTCACAAGATCATCAGCTACGGCACCTCGAGCTACGGCTACGACATCCGGTGCGCACCCGAATTCAAGGTCTTCACCAACATCCACAGCACGGTCGTCGACCCGAAGAACTTCGACGAGAAGAGCTTCGTCGACATGCACGGCGACTACTGCATCATTCCGCCGAACAGCTTCGCGCTGGCGCGCACCGTCGAGTACTTCCGCATCCCGCGCAACGTGCTGACCATCTGCCTGGGCAAGAGCACCTATGCGCGCTGCGGCATCATCGTCAACGTGACGCCCTTCGAGCCCGAATGGGAAGGCTACGTGACGCTGGAGTTCAGCAACACCACACCGCTGCCCGCCAAGATCTATGCGGGCGAAGGCTGTGCGCAGGTGCTGTTCTTCGAGAGCGACGAAGTCTGCGAAACCAGCTACAAGGATCGCGGCGGCAAGTACCAGGGCCAGCGCGGCGTCACCCTGCCGAAGACCTGA
- a CDS encoding cysteine dioxygenase produces MTAPSSIAPLRDFVGAFGRLLDSAPGEPRILAEGGALLRTLVARDDWLPEAFAQPDPLRYRQFLLHADSTERFSVVSFVWGPGQATPVHDHTVWGLIGMLRGAEYSQGFVFDAEGHARPQGEAVRLDAGDVEAVSPRIGDLHRVHNAHADRVSISIHVYGANIGAVRRHTYPPEGGRKPFVSGYSNTLLPNLWDRSAEFRSSSSTPA; encoded by the coding sequence GTGACCGCGCCGTCCTCGATCGCGCCGCTGCGCGATTTCGTCGGCGCCTTCGGCCGGCTGCTCGACAGCGCGCCCGGCGAGCCGCGCATCCTCGCGGAAGGCGGTGCGCTGCTGCGAACCCTGGTGGCGCGCGACGACTGGCTGCCCGAGGCCTTCGCGCAGCCGGACCCGCTGCGCTACCGGCAGTTCCTGCTGCATGCCGACAGCACCGAGCGCTTCTCGGTCGTGAGCTTCGTGTGGGGTCCCGGCCAGGCCACGCCGGTACACGACCACACGGTGTGGGGCCTGATCGGCATGCTGCGCGGCGCGGAGTACAGCCAGGGCTTCGTGTTCGACGCTGAAGGCCACGCGCGGCCGCAGGGCGAGGCGGTGCGGCTCGACGCGGGCGACGTGGAGGCGGTGTCGCCCCGCATCGGCGACCTGCACCGGGTGCACAACGCGCATGCGGACCGCGTGTCGATCAGCATCCATGTGTACGGCGCCAACATCGGTGCCGTGCGGCGGCATACTTATCCGCCGGAGGGCGGGCGCAAGCCTTTCGTTTCCGGCTACTCCAACACGCTGCTGCCCAACCTGTGGGACCGCAGCGCCGAATTCAGATCCTCTTCTTCGACACCCGCATGA
- a CDS encoding DEAD/DEAH box helicase: MTSSFSNLMLAEPLARAVAEMGYETMTPIQEQAIPVVLSGQDVMGAAQTGTGKTAAFSLPLLQRMLKHENASTSPARHPVRALVLLPTRELADQVAQQIKLYAKYTNLRSTVVFGGIDMKPQTLELKKGVEVLVATPGRLLDHIEAKNAVLNQVEYVVLDEADRMLDIGFLPDLQRILSYLPKQRTTLLFSATFSPEIKRLAGSYLQNPVTIEVARPNETASTVEQHFYSVSDDDKRRALKQIVRQRGITQAFVFVNSKLGCARLARSLERDGLRTSALHGDKSQDERLKSLAAFKAGEVDLLVCTDVAARGLDIKDVPAVFNFDIPFNAEDYVHRIGRTGRAGASGLAVSFASGGNDARLVADIEKLIKKKIELEPVEFEEDRPRGRINDGRRHWREEGEAGDARDVLDQPRERREADARRGGGRPHRAPAAPRDPFFDKPYEPGEPDTTPAWEAAAKATPARGISSNIKSKRKVAALFKSAEPS; the protein is encoded by the coding sequence ATGACAAGCTCCTTCTCCAATCTAATGCTGGCGGAACCGCTGGCGCGCGCCGTGGCCGAAATGGGCTACGAGACCATGACACCGATCCAAGAGCAGGCCATTCCGGTCGTGCTTTCGGGCCAGGATGTGATGGGCGCCGCACAGACCGGCACCGGCAAGACGGCGGCGTTCTCGCTGCCGCTGCTCCAGCGCATGCTCAAGCACGAAAACGCCTCGACCTCGCCTGCGCGACATCCGGTCCGGGCTCTGGTGCTGCTGCCCACGCGTGAACTGGCCGACCAGGTCGCGCAGCAGATCAAGCTGTACGCCAAGTACACCAACCTGCGCAGTACCGTGGTGTTCGGCGGCATCGACATGAAGCCGCAGACGCTGGAGCTGAAGAAGGGGGTCGAAGTGCTGGTGGCCACCCCCGGCCGCCTGCTCGATCACATCGAAGCCAAGAACGCGGTGCTCAACCAGGTCGAGTATGTGGTGCTCGACGAAGCCGACCGCATGCTCGACATCGGCTTCCTGCCCGACCTGCAGCGCATCCTGAGCTACCTGCCCAAGCAGCGCACCACGTTGCTGTTCTCGGCGACGTTCTCGCCCGAGATCAAGCGATTGGCCGGCAGCTATCTGCAGAATCCGGTCACCATCGAAGTGGCGCGGCCGAACGAGACGGCGTCGACCGTCGAGCAGCATTTCTACAGCGTGTCCGACGACGACAAGCGCCGTGCGCTCAAGCAGATCGTTCGCCAGCGCGGCATCACGCAGGCCTTCGTGTTCGTCAACAGCAAGCTCGGCTGCGCGCGTCTTGCGCGCTCGCTGGAGCGCGATGGTCTTCGCACCTCGGCGCTGCACGGCGACAAGAGCCAGGATGAGCGCCTGAAGTCGCTCGCCGCCTTCAAGGCCGGCGAAGTCGATCTGCTGGTGTGCACCGACGTCGCTGCCCGCGGCCTCGACATCAAGGACGTGCCCGCCGTCTTCAACTTCGACATTCCGTTCAATGCCGAGGACTACGTGCACCGCATCGGCCGCACCGGCCGTGCCGGCGCTTCGGGCCTGGCCGTGAGCTTCGCCAGCGGCGGCAACGATGCGCGCCTCGTGGCCGACATCGAGAAGCTGATCAAGAAGAAGATCGAGCTCGAGCCGGTCGAGTTCGAGGAAGACCGTCCGCGTGGCCGCATCAACGACGGACGCCGTCACTGGCGCGAAGAAGGCGAAGCCGGCGACGCACGCGACGTGCTCGACCAGCCGCGCGAACGCCGCGAAGCGGACGCCCGCCGCGGCGGTGGACGCCCGCATCGCGCGCCTGCCGCGCCGCGCGACCCGTTCTTCGACAAGCCCTACGAGCCGGGCGAGCCCGACACCACGCCCGCATGGGAGGCCGCCGCCAAGGCAACGCCGGCCCGTGGCATCTCGAGCAACATCAAGAGCAAGCGCAAGGTCGCGGCGCTGTTCAAGAGCGCCGAGCCGAGCTGA
- a CDS encoding ABC transporter substrate-binding protein, which translates to MTPLLFSTASRRSWLKQGAALSLGATGALRALAQPQATLVLGDQAGGLRSLFEASGALEGAPFAYRWANFQGAAPLFEAQRSAAVDTAMAGDLPVLAAAVGRTPLKIVATRVGKADSLGIVVQRDSPLRSVADLRGRTVIVSSARGSISQYQLYGALEEAGVKREEVTVKFVLPTDAAAAFASRQIDAWAVFDPYYTIALQQGGRTLRDGRGINTALGFITATESSLADPAKRAAIVQFLDRLGRAGDWALANPEAYAQAYSQLTRLPIESSRIITARASVAGRPVSEADVVALQAVADRSARDGILPVRVDVRAITDASVWKRPA; encoded by the coding sequence ATGACACCGCTGCTGTTCTCGACGGCCTCGCGCCGCAGCTGGCTGAAGCAAGGCGCGGCACTTTCCCTGGGCGCCACCGGAGCGCTGCGCGCCCTGGCGCAGCCGCAGGCGACGCTGGTCCTCGGCGACCAGGCCGGCGGGCTGCGCTCGCTGTTCGAGGCCTCGGGCGCGCTCGAGGGCGCGCCCTTCGCCTATCGCTGGGCCAACTTCCAGGGCGCCGCGCCGCTCTTCGAGGCGCAGCGCAGCGCGGCGGTCGACACCGCCATGGCCGGAGACCTGCCGGTGCTGGCCGCGGCGGTCGGAAGGACACCGCTGAAGATCGTCGCCACGCGCGTCGGCAAGGCCGATTCGCTGGGCATCGTGGTGCAGCGCGACTCGCCGCTGCGCAGCGTGGCGGACCTGCGCGGCAGGACGGTGATCGTGTCGTCCGCGCGCGGCAGCATCTCGCAGTACCAGCTGTACGGCGCGCTCGAGGAAGCCGGCGTGAAGCGCGAAGAGGTCACGGTGAAGTTCGTGCTGCCGACCGACGCGGCCGCCGCGTTCGCGTCGCGGCAGATCGACGCCTGGGCCGTCTTCGACCCGTACTACACGATCGCGCTGCAGCAGGGCGGACGCACATTGCGCGACGGACGCGGCATCAACACGGCGCTGGGCTTCATCACGGCCACCGAATCGTCGCTGGCCGATCCGGCGAAACGCGCTGCCATCGTGCAGTTCCTCGACCGCCTGGGCCGTGCAGGCGACTGGGCGCTGGCCAACCCGGAGGCCTATGCGCAGGCGTACAGCCAGCTCACGCGCCTGCCCATCGAGTCGTCCCGCATCATCACCGCGCGTGCGTCGGTGGCGGGCCGGCCGGTGAGCGAAGCGGATGTCGTTGCGCTGCAGGCGGTGGCCGACCGCTCGGCGCGCGACGGCATCCTGCCGGTGCGCGTTGACGTGCGAGCGATCACCGACGCGAGCGTGTGGAAGCGGCCGGCGTGA
- a CDS encoding acyl-CoA dehydrogenase family protein: MSALPLRRAASAPDTSHSPPAFPSTVDAAVLARLTAQFAATAADHDRSGAFPRENFDALKAHGLVGLVAPAEHGGGGATLATARRVIAAVARGEPATALILTMTYLQHHALTRADSRWPPHLRERVARDAVAHGALINALRVEPALGSPARGGLPATVARRDGAGWKLDGHKLYTTGIEGLTWLAVWARTHEADDAAPRTGVFLVPRHAPGVRVIASWDHLGLRASGSHEVVFENVAIDLDHAVDLRVPADWAPDAGSQTDIDAHATQQAWMTVLLGSLYDAVATSARDWLAGFLDQRAPGSLGAPLASLPRVQEHVGEIEALLRTNRVLLDDAAAAVDGGRAPPATDSGLLKYTVTGNAIRAVELALQLSGNHGLARANPLERHHRDVLCSRIHTPQNDAILVAAGKRALLSKTGAAA; this comes from the coding sequence ATGAGTGCACTCCCCTTGCGCCGCGCGGCATCCGCGCCCGACACTTCTCACAGCCCTCCAGCCTTTCCCTCCACCGTCGACGCCGCGGTGCTGGCCCGGCTGACGGCGCAGTTCGCCGCCACCGCCGCGGACCACGACCGCAGCGGTGCCTTCCCGCGAGAGAACTTCGATGCGCTGAAGGCGCACGGCCTGGTCGGGCTGGTCGCCCCTGCCGAGCACGGCGGCGGCGGGGCCACGCTGGCGACCGCACGCCGCGTGATCGCGGCGGTGGCGCGCGGCGAGCCGGCCACCGCGCTGATCCTCACGATGACCTACCTGCAGCACCACGCGCTGACGCGCGCCGACAGCCGCTGGCCGCCGCACCTGCGCGAACGCGTGGCGCGCGATGCGGTCGCGCATGGCGCGTTGATCAACGCCCTGCGCGTCGAACCGGCGCTGGGCTCGCCGGCGCGCGGCGGCCTGCCCGCCACCGTGGCGCGCCGCGATGGCGCAGGCTGGAAGCTCGACGGCCACAAGCTCTACACCACCGGCATCGAAGGCCTCACATGGCTCGCTGTGTGGGCCCGCACGCATGAAGCCGACGACGCCGCGCCGCGCACCGGCGTGTTCCTGGTGCCGCGACACGCGCCCGGCGTGCGCGTGATCGCGAGCTGGGATCATCTCGGCCTGCGGGCCTCGGGCAGCCACGAGGTGGTGTTCGAGAACGTCGCCATCGACCTCGACCATGCCGTCGACCTGCGCGTGCCCGCCGACTGGGCACCCGACGCGGGCAGCCAGACCGACATCGACGCCCATGCCACGCAGCAGGCGTGGATGACCGTGCTGCTCGGCAGCCTCTACGACGCGGTGGCCACGTCCGCGCGGGACTGGCTGGCGGGCTTCCTCGACCAGCGTGCCCCCGGCAGCCTCGGCGCGCCGCTGGCGAGCCTGCCGCGCGTGCAGGAACACGTGGGCGAGATCGAGGCGCTGCTGCGCACCAACCGCGTGCTGCTCGACGATGCCGCGGCAGCGGTCGACGGCGGCCGGGCGCCACCGGCCACGGACAGCGGCCTGCTCAAGTACACGGTGACGGGCAACGCCATCCGTGCGGTCGAACTCGCGCTGCAGCTCAGCGGCAACCATGGCCTGGCGCGCGCGAACCCGCTGGAGCGGCACCACCGCGACGTGCTGTGCAGCCGCATCCACACGCCGCAGAACGATGCGATCCTGGTGGCCGCGGGCAAGCGCGCGCTGCTGTCGAAGACGGGAGCCGCCGCATGA
- a CDS encoding GNAT family N-acetyltransferase: MQVRQAVADDVQAIRECDVYAHSNRDRVRFIVASVAQERCLIATDEGRVLGYVVLTHDFFGHGFISVVVVSPAHRRTGVGLKLLSAAEAVCRSPKLFTSANLSNLPSQKLILKAGFQRSGVIENLDEDDPELIYVKFIR, from the coding sequence ATGCAAGTTCGCCAAGCAGTTGCAGACGATGTGCAAGCCATTCGCGAGTGCGACGTGTATGCGCATTCGAACCGTGACCGGGTTCGATTCATCGTTGCTTCGGTCGCCCAGGAACGCTGCCTGATTGCAACCGATGAGGGTCGCGTGCTCGGCTATGTCGTGCTCACGCACGACTTCTTCGGGCACGGTTTCATTTCTGTTGTGGTCGTCTCACCCGCGCATCGCCGCACAGGAGTGGGGTTGAAGCTCCTTTCGGCCGCCGAAGCCGTGTGCAGATCGCCGAAGCTCTTCACCTCGGCCAACCTCTCCAACCTGCCATCCCAGAAGCTCATCCTGAAGGCGGGCTTTCAACGCAGCGGCGTGATCGAGAACCTTGACGAGGATGACCCTGAGCTTATCTACGTCAAGTTCATCCGGTGA
- a CDS encoding rhodanese-related sulfurtransferase produces MTTASFPALPFAAVRERLIARDETALLDVREEDPFAQEHPLWAANLPLSRIEIEAWRRIPRRDTLIVLYGEHQGTDLAPLAAKTFAALGYTNVHLLEDGLEGWRRAGGELFRDVNVPSKSFGELVEHERHTPSLSASEVQALVDSKADLVVLDARRFDEYQTMSIPTATSVPGAELVLRVRELAPDPSTQVIVNCAGRTRSIIGTQSLVNAGIPNPVAALRNGTIGWKLAGQVLDHGASRQAPVAVSAEHRAQAQADARRVAQQAGVQRIALDALPTLETPGRTVYRFDVRTPEEYGAGHLPGFASAPGGQLVQETDHHVPVRGARIVLADDDGVRASMSASWLAQMGWEVHVLDEVPAASAYDETTAPAAVHPPVAATVSEVAPKELAVWLAQPGTAVIDVTTSANYVKRHIPGAWHAIRAQLAQAVGAVIPASQRYVLTCGSSLLAGYAAADLRSWLDANGRRDTEVLLLAGGNAAWFAAGLDAETGETRLATPRTDRYRRPYEGTDAPAEAMQAYLDWEFGLVAQLGHDGTHNFKVI; encoded by the coding sequence ATGACGACTGCCTCCTTTCCCGCCCTGCCCTTCGCCGCGGTGCGCGAGCGCCTGATCGCGCGCGACGAAACCGCCCTTCTCGACGTGCGCGAGGAAGACCCGTTCGCGCAGGAGCATCCGCTGTGGGCCGCCAACCTGCCGCTGTCGCGCATCGAGATCGAGGCATGGCGGCGCATTCCGCGGCGCGACACGCTCATCGTGCTGTACGGCGAGCACCAGGGCACCGACCTCGCGCCGCTGGCGGCGAAGACCTTCGCGGCGCTCGGCTACACGAACGTGCACCTGCTCGAAGACGGCCTCGAGGGCTGGCGCCGGGCCGGCGGCGAACTGTTCCGCGACGTGAACGTGCCGAGCAAGTCGTTCGGCGAGCTGGTCGAGCACGAGCGGCATACGCCGTCGCTCTCGGCCTCCGAGGTCCAGGCGCTGGTCGACAGCAAGGCCGACCTGGTGGTGCTCGACGCGCGCCGCTTCGACGAATACCAGACCATGAGCATTCCCACCGCCACCAGCGTGCCGGGCGCCGAGCTGGTGCTGCGCGTGCGCGAGCTGGCGCCCGATCCGTCGACGCAGGTGATCGTGAACTGCGCGGGCCGCACGCGCAGCATCATCGGCACGCAGTCGCTGGTGAACGCGGGCATTCCGAACCCCGTGGCCGCATTGCGCAACGGCACGATCGGCTGGAAGCTCGCGGGGCAGGTGCTGGACCACGGCGCGTCGCGGCAGGCGCCGGTGGCGGTCTCCGCCGAGCACCGCGCACAGGCACAGGCCGACGCGCGGCGCGTGGCGCAGCAGGCGGGCGTGCAGCGCATCGCGCTCGATGCGCTGCCCACGCTCGAGACGCCGGGGCGCACCGTGTACCGCTTCGACGTCCGAACGCCCGAGGAATATGGCGCCGGCCACCTGCCCGGCTTCGCCAGCGCACCGGGCGGACAACTGGTGCAGGAAACCGATCACCACGTGCCTGTGCGCGGCGCGCGCATCGTGCTGGCGGACGACGACGGCGTGCGCGCATCGATGAGCGCGTCATGGCTTGCACAGATGGGGTGGGAAGTGCATGTGCTGGACGAGGTGCCGGCGGCGTCCGCCTACGACGAGACGACGGCACCCGCCGCGGTGCATCCACCGGTCGCTGCCACCGTGAGCGAGGTCGCACCGAAGGAGCTCGCCGTATGGCTGGCGCAACCCGGCACTGCGGTCATCGACGTGACCACCAGCGCCAACTACGTGAAGCGGCACATCCCGGGCGCCTGGCATGCGATTCGCGCGCAGCTTGCGCAGGCGGTCGGCGCGGTCATCCCGGCATCGCAGCGCTACGTGCTGACCTGCGGCAGCAGCCTGCTCGCGGGCTACGCCGCGGCCGACCTGCGTTCGTGGCTCGATGCGAATGGCAGGCGCGATACCGAGGTGCTGCTGCTGGCCGGCGGCAATGCCGCGTGGTTTGCCGCAGGCCTCGATGCCGAGACCGGCGAAACCCGCCTGGCCACGCCGCGCACCGACCGCTATCGCCGGCCCTATGAAGGCACCGATGCGCCCGCAGAAGCCATGCAGGCCTATCTCGACTGGGAATTCGGTCTGGTCGCGCAACTCGGACACGACGGCACGCACAACTTCAAGGTGATCTGA
- the guaD gene encoding guanine deaminase, whose product MKKAYRASLLRFDAAGQPVFDEDGLLVIAPDSTGRQRVLDAGSHAAVAPRHADADVTHLPGRILAPGFVDMHIHFPQTDIIGSPSPGLLPWLENYTFPAESRFVDPAHSNEVADVFFDELLRNGVTTSLTFATSHVASVDAFFEGAQRRGLRMITGKVLQDRHSPDGVRDQTEQSLIDTEALIRKWHNVDRLGYAITPRFAPASTDAQMRGAGELAARYADTWIQSHVAENRDEVAWVRELYPQSRSYLDVYAGFGLMRERAVYAHCIYLDDTDRALLRDTKTAAAVSPTSNLFLGSGFFDFGAADRVGYPYGLASDVGGGTSFSPFHTMMAAYYVGREGQTKAGLSIAPSELWWRHTGGAARALGLDGVVGNLQPGCEADFLVLNPAATPLLARKTRLANTLEEMLFAMIVLGDDRLVERTVISQAG is encoded by the coding sequence ATGAAAAAAGCCTACCGCGCCTCCCTCCTGCGATTCGACGCCGCCGGCCAGCCCGTTTTCGACGAAGACGGCCTGCTGGTGATCGCCCCCGACAGCACCGGCCGCCAGCGCGTGCTCGACGCCGGCAGCCATGCCGCCGTCGCCCCACGACATGCCGACGCCGACGTGACGCACCTGCCGGGGCGCATCCTCGCGCCGGGCTTCGTGGACATGCACATCCACTTTCCGCAGACCGACATCATCGGTTCGCCCTCGCCGGGCCTGCTGCCCTGGCTCGAGAACTACACCTTTCCGGCCGAGAGCAGGTTCGTCGATCCCGCGCACTCCAACGAAGTGGCCGACGTGTTCTTCGACGAACTGCTGCGTAACGGCGTGACCACCTCGCTGACCTTCGCGACCTCGCACGTGGCCTCGGTCGATGCCTTCTTCGAGGGCGCGCAGCGCCGCGGCCTGCGCATGATCACCGGCAAGGTGCTGCAGGACCGCCACTCGCCCGACGGCGTGCGCGACCAGACCGAGCAGAGCCTGATCGACACCGAGGCGCTCATCCGCAAGTGGCACAACGTCGACCGGCTGGGCTATGCGATCACGCCGCGCTTCGCGCCTGCGAGCACCGATGCGCAGATGCGCGGCGCGGGTGAACTGGCCGCCAGGTACGCCGACACCTGGATCCAGTCGCACGTGGCGGAGAACCGCGACGAGGTGGCGTGGGTGCGCGAGCTGTACCCGCAATCGCGTTCGTACCTCGACGTGTACGCCGGCTTCGGCCTGATGCGCGAACGCGCGGTGTACGCGCACTGCATCTACCTCGACGACACCGACCGTGCCCTGCTGCGCGATACGAAGACGGCCGCCGCCGTCAGTCCGACCAGCAACCTGTTCCTGGGCAGCGGCTTCTTCGATTTCGGCGCGGCCGACCGCGTGGGCTACCCCTACGGGCTGGCCAGCGACGTGGGCGGCGGCACCAGCTTCAGCCCGTTCCACACCATGATGGCCGCGTACTACGTGGGCCGCGAGGGGCAGACCAAGGCCGGCCTGAGCATCGCGCCCTCCGAGCTCTGGTGGCGCCACACCGGCGGCGCCGCGCGCGCGCTGGGGCTCGACGGCGTGGTCGGCAACCTGCAGCCGGGCTGCGAGGCCGACTTCCTGGTGCTGAACCCTGCGGCCACGCCGCTGCTGGCACGCAAGACCCGGCTGGCGAACACACTGGAAGAAATGCTGTTCGCGATGATCGTGCTGGGCGACGACCGGCTGGTCGAGCGCACGGTGATCTCGCAGGCCGGCTGA
- the ypfJ gene encoding KPN_02809 family neutral zinc metallopeptidase produces the protein MRWEGNEQSDNVEDRRGEGGGGGGGFIGGRGIGIGTIAVALIAGWIFGINPLTVLSLLSGGGGPAQVQQQQQGPAPRPPSNDREAAFVSTVLRNTEVVWTDIFRQNGGTYHAPRLVLFRGATPTACGTGQSAMGPFYCPGDQKVYIDLGFYDTLKNQLGAPGEFAQAYVIAHEVGHHVQDELGITAKVDGMRNRLSQTQNNAMSVRVELQADCFAGVWAHHSQESKKWLDPGDIEAAMNAAQKIGDDALQRSAGRAVVPDSFTHGSSAQRQRWFGAGYQSGDIKACDTFNARSL, from the coding sequence ATGAGATGGGAAGGCAACGAACAATCTGACAACGTCGAAGACCGCCGCGGCGAAGGTGGCGGCGGGGGCGGTGGCTTCATCGGCGGCCGCGGCATCGGCATCGGCACCATCGCGGTCGCGCTGATCGCAGGCTGGATCTTCGGCATCAATCCTCTCACCGTGCTCAGCCTGCTGAGCGGTGGCGGCGGCCCCGCGCAGGTTCAGCAGCAACAGCAAGGGCCGGCGCCCAGGCCACCGTCGAACGATCGCGAGGCGGCATTCGTCTCGACCGTGCTCAGGAACACCGAAGTGGTGTGGACGGACATCTTCAGGCAGAACGGCGGCACGTACCACGCACCGCGGCTGGTGCTGTTCCGCGGCGCGACGCCCACGGCCTGTGGCACCGGGCAGTCGGCCATGGGGCCGTTCTACTGCCCCGGCGACCAGAAGGTCTACATCGACCTCGGCTTCTACGACACGCTCAAGAACCAGCTCGGCGCGCCCGGTGAATTCGCGCAGGCCTACGTCATCGCGCACGAGGTCGGCCATCACGTGCAGGACGAGCTCGGTATCACCGCCAAGGTCGACGGCATGCGCAATCGCCTGAGCCAGACGCAGAACAACGCCATGAGCGTCCGTGTCGAGCTGCAGGCCGACTGCTTCGCGGGCGTGTGGGCTCACCATTCGCAGGAATCGAAGAAGTGGCTCGATCCGGGCGACATCGAGGCTGCGATGAACGCCGCGCAGAAGATCGGCGACGACGCTTTGCAGCGTTCCGCGGGCCGCGCGGTGGTGCCCGACAGCTTCACCCACGGCTCGAGCGCGCAGCGCCAGCGGTGGTTCGGCGCGGGCTATCAGAGCGGCGACATCAAGGCCTGCGACACCTTCAACGCCCGCAGCCTCTGA
- a CDS encoding BMP family ABC transporter substrate-binding protein encodes MYKNLVGRAVLAWATTCFFSLSSTAFAQSPPSQAPLKIGFVYVTPVTDAGWVRQHEEARKAVDAVLGARVKTTYVENVAEGADAERVIRDLAQQGNKLIFTPSFGYMEPTLKVAKDFPDVKFESVTGYKTAPNVATSNARYYEGRYLAGIAAGRMTKTGVAGYVAGFPIPEVLQGINAFTLGMRSVNPAAKVKVVWLNEWFDPPKERDAAMALFNQNADVVAFHTGSTAVMAAAQERGKMAIAYHSDMRRIAPDAQLVAVTHQWGGYYTQRAKAVLDGTWKSGNVWGGVKEGMIRVGDFGTKVPKAVQDEVLARQNDIAAGKLQPFRAVAADVRDNEGHVVIAKGTQLGDEQILKMNWLVEGVQGRAGR; translated from the coding sequence ATGTACAAAAACCTCGTGGGCCGCGCCGTTCTGGCGTGGGCGACCACCTGTTTTTTCAGTCTTTCATCCACCGCTTTCGCGCAGAGCCCGCCTTCCCAGGCGCCGCTGAAGATCGGCTTCGTGTACGTCACGCCGGTCACCGACGCCGGCTGGGTCCGCCAGCACGAGGAGGCCCGCAAGGCCGTCGACGCAGTACTCGGCGCGCGCGTGAAGACCACCTATGTCGAGAACGTGGCCGAGGGTGCCGATGCCGAGCGCGTCATCCGCGACCTTGCGCAGCAGGGCAACAAGCTCATCTTCACGCCCAGCTTCGGCTACATGGAGCCGACGCTGAAGGTGGCGAAGGACTTCCCCGACGTGAAGTTCGAATCTGTCACCGGCTACAAGACCGCGCCCAACGTCGCGACCTCCAACGCGCGCTACTACGAGGGCCGCTACCTCGCGGGCATCGCTGCCGGCCGCATGACGAAGACCGGCGTGGCAGGCTATGTCGCGGGCTTTCCGATTCCCGAGGTGCTGCAGGGCATCAACGCGTTCACGCTCGGCATGCGTTCGGTGAATCCGGCTGCGAAGGTCAAGGTGGTGTGGCTCAACGAATGGTTCGATCCACCGAAGGAGCGCGACGCGGCGATGGCGCTGTTCAACCAGAACGCCGACGTGGTCGCGTTCCACACCGGTTCCACTGCCGTGATGGCCGCGGCGCAGGAGCGTGGAAAGATGGCCATTGCCTACCACTCCGACATGCGCAGGATCGCGCCCGACGCGCAACTGGTGGCGGTCACGCACCAGTGGGGCGGCTACTACACCCAGCGCGCGAAGGCGGTGCTCGACGGCACCTGGAAGAGCGGCAACGTCTGGGGCGGCGTGAAGGAAGGGATGATTCGCGTGGGCGACTTCGGCACCAAGGTGCCCAAGGCGGTGCAGGACGAAGTGCTTGCGCGGCAGAACGACATCGCGGCCGGCAAGCTGCAGCCGTTTCGCGCCGTGGCCGCCGATGTGCGTGACAACGAAGGCCATGTCGTGATCGCGAAGGGCACGCAGTTGGGCGACGAGCAGATCCTCAAGATGAACTGGCTGGTCGAGGGCGTGCAGGGGCGGGCGGGCCGCTAG